acatgaaaaaatgctcatcgtcactggccatcagagaaatgcaaatcaaaaccacaatgagataccatctcacaccagttacaatggcaatcattaaaaagtcaggaaacaacaggtgctggagaggatgtggagtaataggaatacttttacactgttggtgggactgtaaactagttcaaccattgtggaagtcagtgtggcgattcctcagggatctagaactagaaataccatttgacccagccatcccattactgggtatatacccaaatgactataaatcatgctgctataaagacacatgcacacatatgtttatggcggcattattcacaatagccaagacttggaaccaacccaaatgtccaacaatgatatactggattaagaaaatgtggcacatatacaccatggaatactatgcagccataaaaaatgatgagttcatgtcctttgtagggacatggatgaaattggaaatcatcattctcagtaaactatcgcaagaacaaaacaccaaacaccgcatattctcactcataggtgggaattgaacaatgagatcacatggacacaggaaggggaatatcacactctggggactgttgtggggtgggaagaggggggagggatagcattgggagatatacctaatgctagatgacgagttagtgggtgcagcgcaccagcatggcacatgtatacatatgtaactaacctgcacaatgtgcacatgtactctaaaatttaaagtataataaaaaaaatgcatacaAGAGGAAGACCAAGCAAAGATGTAATGGTGAGCAAAGAAACAGTAAGATGTATGATAAAGTACCAGTAAGTAtgcattgtaattttttaaattccagtaACAATTTAGAATTTAAATTACAGGTGCTATCAACAGGAGAagtgtcaaaaaaaagaagaaattaaagtgTTCTAAGATTCTGGTCTTGTTCTTGGGAGAATATAACTCATAGCATGCTGAGAATACAAAGTAAGAAACATTCTTGACTCAATAAATGGAAGCTGCAAGAACTGCACAGCATAGTGACCACagttaatagtaatgtattgtatatttcaaaattgctcagaaggtagattttaaatgttctcacaagAAAGAactgataagtatgtgaggtgatggatatgttagtctgatttaatcattctacaatgtatacatgtatcataaCATTACATTGTGCctcacaaatatatacaattatttgtcaaataaaaataaaataacattaagaaaaaaaaagaagttataaaatgTATGGATGGCTGTTGGGACTTTAACACTTCTTCTGTAGGGAATATTCACTAAAACTTAGAGGTAGAAGCCTTTACCTGTGGCTAAAACTAAAATCTTTGAGGTGAAATAGATTTGTCAGGGGAAGATGGGCTTTTTGGGTGAGGAACTCAGTAGAGACTTACTAAATATTTATCGTGTGTAAATCGCTATTCAGGATACAACAGTGAAGATGTGCAATGGATGTAATCATATTCCTGCTCATGATTTCATTACAGGTCCTGTTCTCCTGAGCTCTCATCTCTGATACAAGCCTGATAGAAGAGTAAATGAGACCTAATAACAGTGTTACAGAATTTGTCCTCCTGGGCTTTTCACAGGATCCTGATGTACAAAACACATTATTTGTCATGTTTTTACTCACATACATTGTGACAGTGGTGGGCAACCTACTCGTTGTGGTGACTATTATTGTCAGCCCTTCCTTGGGCTCCCCAATGTACTTCTTCCTTGCTTGCCTGTCATTAATAGATGCTGTATTATCCACCACCATTTCTCCCATATTGATTGTAGACTTACTCTGtgacaaaaagactatttccttCCCAGCTTGCATGGGCCAGCTATTTACAGACCACTTGTTTGGTGGAACTGAGATCTTCCTTCTGGTGGTGATGGCCTATGATCGCTACGTGGCCATCTGTAAGCCACTGCACTATTTAACCATCATGAATCGACAGGTTTCCATCCTTCTGTTGGTGGTGGCCATGACTGGAGGTTTCCTTCATTCTGTGTTTCAAATTGTTGTTCTGCACAGTCTCCCTTTCTGTGGCCCCAATGTCATTGACCACTTTTTCTGTGACATGTACCCATTATTGGAACTGGCGTGCACTGACACCTACTTTATAGGCCTCGCTGTAGTTTTCAATGGTGGAGCAATGTGTATGGTCATCTTCACCCTTCTACTAATCTCCTATGGAGTCAGCCTAAACTCCCTTAAAACTTATAGTCAGGAAGGGAGGCGTAAAGCCCTGTCTACCTGCAGCTCGCACATCACCATGGTTGTCCTCTTTTTTGTTCCCTGTATTTTCATGTATGTTAGACCTGTCTCAAACTTCCCTATTGATAAATTCGTTACTGTGTTTTATACAGTTATCATGCCCATGCTGAATCCTTTTTTATACACGTTGAGAAATTCAGAGATGAGAAATGCTATAAAACACCTGTTGTGTAAAAAGCTAACTATAGTTAGAATAAGAGTGTCCCTCCTCATGTAGATAAGGATGTATGTAGACAAGCTCTTCCCAGTGAAATTTTCAGACTTCTAAGGGTAATTCAAGGATCCCACAATGGAAGACAGGATTTAGGTGCTCCGAGCTCAACTGAGAAATCATCCCATTATGACATCTGTTTGAATTTCAAGATCTCAACCTCTATATCCAGACTGAGAGTGGATGGGGCGGCTTGGGTTCAGGTCCTATTGTGCATGTTTTAAGTTATGGTTTTTCTCTATTACACATCTACTGAGACACAGTATTTCTCCCAAATGCCCAGCAGAGAATGGGAAAAGGGAGGAACAGGTCATTAAAATATATGCTCCTGTTCAAAAGCGAAGACTATGGTGGTTTTTCagtgtaatttatttaaagactTTGTGCAATATAGAAGCACCATATTCACAAATATCTTTGAAACTCGCCTTTCTCAGACTTGAGCTGAAACTCTATGTGCAGTCAGATAATACTCTTAAgaatattataattatgtttGTCTAGCTTAAAGTACTTATGAGACACACCAGAAATTTTTCATAGTGTCTTAAACTCCACAACTTTGAAATGACTTTTATTTGGATGGCCTTTCTTACTTTTAGAGTACTTAGCTCTTTGCAGAGACTGGAAAGGGAAGccatttttatctttgaaatcagaaagttcTGGCTCTTTTAGGTTTCTTGTGAATTCTGTCTGACAATGTAACCGTTAAtctctattatattttaaaaaagtatatgacATACTGTAAGATACAATGCTATAAGAAACAGCTGTaacttacaatattttatttggaaatttagCTAAATCCACCTATTCACTTAAGCACATTTTTTATTCTCTACCTTACTAGAAGTGACAGAATTACTAAATTTTTTCAGCACTAGATAGTGACTCACTTttttcacagcctccagaacagttATGTCTGTCTTTTCAGCCTTTACTTACAATATCCTGGAGGCCCCTATTTTGGGGTACTAAAGCCAATTCCATACACTTTGAACTGTTGTTGTGGAAGCACCACACCTTGAGTTGCCTCTTTTTATTCTGGTGATTTCTTCATGTATGGTGCAGGGCTCCACAGTTTTGTGATTTCAAAcaaccatcattttattttatccaaaATTTTGTGAGTCAGGAATTCAGGCCCTTGTTGGCTGGGTATTTCTTATCTTTTGTGTGGCAAGGACTGAAGTCACTGTTCTATTCAGCTGATAACTGAGTTTTATGTGAGATGTAGGATGACTTAATTCACATTTATAGCCTATTGGGAGGGATGACAGTAAGTGATGCACTGGATCCCTCTTCCTATCCTTTTAGATGAAGGACCACAAGATCACTCCAGAGAACAGTAAAGCTTTTTACATGGTACTCAGAGATCCCAGTGGTAGAAAGTAGGTGAGTCCAGCCAGTTAAAAGAACTGGCAAAATGTCACTTGCATCATATTCTATTCATCAGTAGTGGTCACATAGCACCCCAGATTTGaggttttacagaaatagaacatAAACCTTCATGGGGAATTGGCAAAGTCGCTTTGCAGAGCAGCATGCAGAATGATTGTCCACATCTCAAAAAGAGCATATCggagttttattcattttaagttgGATCCATAAATCATCTTGTACTAACAACATCTTCACAATATTGGCTTTTCTAATTCCTGAATAGAATATGTCTGTTaggaattttaaatgtttatttttgaagttttgtagtttttgttagtGAAGGGATCTTCTGCATCTAtttctgtttgtatttttggatttcttcacaggtttttaattgttaaaaattcCAATTGTCATTTTTGCTGGTACATataaaaaaactgaattttttatttgacaGTTGGGTCCTGTAAACTTGCTAAGTTTCTTATTCTAACCATAGTTATGTCTGTagattctttagggttttctgaAACACTATCATGTTACCTACAAGAAAGGGTAGCTCATTAATTTGAAAGATATAGGagtgttttagtttttctttgtacCATTTCAGGAAGGTTGTCCTTTCCCTGCATTTTGCCTAATGCATCTTAGCTGTCAACTTTATTGAAATAATGTATTTCACAACCATACTTTTCTAACCTTTTAAAGTCTAAAGGCTCTGTGGAatgattatttgttttataatttatgatACTGGCAATTtgaatttatctttgttttctcttgaACATTCTTGTTAACAGTTTATCAGTTTCATTATAAAAGTACCAATTTTGggccattttaattttctctattttatgttttacattttattggtTTTTGATCTGAAATTTATGTCCTTTTGTTTACCTACCTTGGCTTTTTTTACTCTTCTTATTCTAGCTTCTTAAGGTGAAGGCTCAGATGActgcttttaaacatttattttaaatgtaagcaTTTATCACTATACATGTTTCTTTAAGTACTGTTTTGATCACACTTCACACCTTttgatatgtttttattattgttgagttCTAAATATTGGCTTATTTCCATTGTACCTTTTTCCTGGATCCGTAGGTTGACTAAGTATTTACTGGCATGTTTCCTAATATTTGAAGCATATTCTAGATATATTTATgagttattaatttattcatagcaaattatttcaaaacttagTGATTCAAACAATATGTACTCATTCTCAATTTCTGTAGGTCAGGAAACTAAGGATGGTTTAGTAGGTTTACATGCTTCAAAGTCTCTCACAAAGCTGTAATCAAGGTGCTTTTGGGGCTACCAGCTCATATGAAAGCTTGGCTGAGGAAGGATCCACTTGCACACTGGGTGTTGGTATTAGTAGTTATTTGAATTCAGCTGGAAGAAACAGAGAATTAGGTCctatttttatattagtttttcATCTTGGAGTCATAATTTAAGCCACAGAAACTTTGATTATATCTGATAGTTCTTCAGAATTAAAGATATGTTTGTGCATCTTTTAGCACTTACCAGTAAAACAGCACAGTGCTTTTAGGCATATTCTTCAAATTTTAGCAGTCGTGCATATTACATTTAGGGTAGatgaatttaatccatttattagGTAAGTTGAAAATGACCAACTTTTAATGGAGCCCGTTACATGATAGAGACCTTAGCTCATTCAGAGAGGTATTTATGGGACTCTTTATCTAAGGCTCTTATGACATAAAGATCCAATATTTAACTAAATGTATAATGAGAAGAAAGTGTTCCTTGGAGCCAATGGTAAGCCAAGTCACAAAAATAACAATGGAAGCCCTTAAACACTGCTCCCTTGTTGGAAAATCAAAATTTCTTTATTGTAGAAAGTTATTGAATTGATActgaatacaatttaaaaaatgagttaatgGATGTATTactccgttttcacactgctgataaagacatacctaagactaggtagaaaaagaggtttaattggacttt
This genomic window from Pan troglodytes isolate AG18354 chromosome 9, NHGRI_mPanTro3-v2.0_pri, whole genome shotgun sequence contains:
- the LOC746837 gene encoding olfactory receptor 4A8 → MRPNNSVTEFVLLGFSQDPDVQNTLFVMFLLTYIVTVVGNLLVVVTIIVSPSLGSPMYFFLACLSLIDAVLSTTISPILIVDLLCDKKTISFPACMGQLFTDHLFGGTEIFLLVVMAYDRYVAICKPLHYLTIMNRQVSILLLVVAMTGGFLHSVFQIVVLHSLPFCGPNVIDHFFCDMYPLLELACTDTYFIGLAVVFNGGAMCMVIFTLLLISYGVSLNSLKTYSQEGRRKALSTCSSHITMVVLFFVPCIFMYVRPVSNFPIDKFVTVFYTVIMPMLNPFLYTLRNSEMRNAIKHLLCKKLTIVRIRVSLLM